The genomic segment CCTGGCTACGTCCTCCTGACACACGCCCTTTACATATCTGTAAACGTTAACAAGATCAcccttcagtttcctcttcttcaagctaaagagccccaactccctcagcttttcatcataagggagatgctccactcccttcatcatcctggtggccctgtgctgaactctctccagcacctccctgtacttcttgaactgaggggcccagaactggacacaatattccagatacggtctcatgagggcagagtagaggaggggGAGAACAATAACAGATTGCACACGTAGATCATAAGACAAGAAATAGATCTCCTAACTGCACTGGTCTGAATCTGTGATATCTCCACCTGAGTCAGTGGAATTAATTCAGATTTtccttaccttttctttttttcctttcagaaccTGAGTGAAATGAACAGAACATGTGTAAATATGATAGAGAATGTGCTACATGCATCAGAGAATGTGAAATATGCATCAGATTATCATGGAATGACGACTGTCCTGAAGAGTTCACTGACATTTTCTCATGTACTGACATGAAATGTAAAGGTATGATAAATGTTATCATGGGGATAAAAATCTTATGGTGCACCTTTACTGAAGTTAAAACTGCAGTAGACGATTTATTAGTGATAAATATTGATATTTCCAGATAGTTATTTCCTTAGCAGCTGAAATAAAGTAATATTAGGAAATACTGTATATGTCCTCCCCCAAAATGGGACAGAAGATTGGTGCCACACAAGAGAGAAAATAGTTTTCCCTGTATATTATTTGCCTTAATTGTCAGCTTCTCAGTGTTTTATGGTGCACTCAAGCCTTGGGACATGTGCTCTGAAACAAGTGTTGGatgagctgctgcctgctaaCAGGACCTGCTAGCACTAATGCTTCTTTGAAGCCTTCAGTAAAACTACTTGAAGGgattttctgcatcttttcttcTTGCCACTCCACACAAAGCAATAATGAAGAGAAACACTTTGTTTCATGATGGGCAGCAGTACTAAGAGCTTGTTCAATCCTTTTGGCTCTGTTTTGTTATCCTAATGCTACAGGAGGTACATGGTCTCACGAGTATGGCCAAAAGAAGGAGTAATGGCTGCAGTACATCTGAGTAGGCAGGATAGGAGGCATCTGATCTCTGCAGATTTTGACAAATCTTATGTTAAGGCTCAAACTGGAGAGAAGTATGAGTGGGGTACATAGCAGAAAACTCAGGATGGATAGAAGGAGGAGAGACGCATGACATACATTTTGCTGTGACTTCCCAGGGACTTAAAATAGCTGTGCTGTAGGCTTCAAGTCTTCTGCTGTAGGGATTAAACAAGGGAGAATCCACAGGATGGCACATGTAGTGGCTGAATGATGCTTTGGGAGGTAACACCAAATCCAGCCAGGGAAAAGAACAGATAAAAGTTTCTTGGTGCTGATGGATGCTAAGAAGCAGAGGCCAGTGTTATGCTCAGAAAGATATATGCTAACAGATAAATGAACCAAAAGAGAGCTGATTATTATCAGTATATAGATAGCAAATAGAGCTGCATTTACAGAGGACCTCAGCCATGCCAAGGTGAACAACGTAGGCATCGTTCATTGCTCTGACACTGGTCTGACTGGCCAAGCCTGTCCCCTAGATAGGGACAGGCCTCTTTCAGGCCAagcccaggaaaaaaatcaccaaataGCCAAAGCAAAAAATTGCTGGCTGTGTATATTTGTTTTCACCAGAATAATTATACTTTACTGTAGTATGTAATTGAGTTTTTTCGGTGAGCATAAAGTATGTGTTCATCTGAAAATTTTCACTTCTAAtaagaactttttttcctattaaaaatcATAAAGTTATATCTGAAACATATATATCACTCTTTGAGTCAAAAAATATATCCAGATAGACTATAGACAACATAGACCATAAAGCATCCTCTTTCAATGCATttaagcaaacattttttttcttctgagctaGAAGAGCAGGGTGTTCACTCCGTCTCTTGTACATAGCTGCTAAAAGTTTTGCATCTCTTTGTGGATCCTTTGTACAtgaaaaatacttgtttctataaatattttcatttattcttcaCCTCAACAATCTGTTCTGTCATTAAATTTACTATTTATTTGCTATGATATCTGATTGTCAAGGCTCATATCTGTCATAAAGTAAATTTGTAATGGGGTAAATAAAGACTTCATTTAAAGTTACTCCTTTTCCAGAGAAACTTTGTGTTGAGTTCTAAAAAAAACCGCCAAAACTTAAATTAGTTATTTGGTGTCACTTCTTGCTTAGTGATGTTACAATGATAGAATCCAAGTAAGAATTTAGTCCTCCTACCCTTGAGGACAATCCTTCAGGGTGACCATGAAAAACTAAGGTACAAACTATAGAGGAAAGAGAAGTAGACAATGTTAGTGGTGGAAGAATTATAGCAAATTGGAGAAAGTTTAGGATTAAAATCACTGTAACAAATTAACATGTTAGACTAAATTTCAAACCTATGGACTAAAAAGTCTAGAAATTCTTACTATAACAGCAGCAGGTCCAGTCTGTGTATTTAACGAGGCAAGAGTccagtttgggaaaaaaagataggTTGTAATCATACAATTAAAATTTGAATTGCTATATGCAAGGCAGAAATGTTAGAGTTATGCACGCTGCCTCAGCTCAGTACCTCTTCTTTCAATTTGGAGTTTTGCACCTCCAATACTTTCTTTGAAGCTTCATCTTTTAGGCTTGTAGGAGTCAACTGGAAAAGCAAAATAGTTCCATGTGGACATCACATAAGTCCCCAGGCAACTAAATGGAAAGCAAAATGGCCTTCCTGTTGCGTAGGTAGTTAGAAGCCCTGAGTAGTGGATTTTAATAAATGATTTCTGCATGGAGTtagaaagagaagcagcaaagcacacACGTGGCGGGCAGCACATTATAGCAGCTACATACAAGCTCACAttgattttctgctttctcgTGACCTAGGTACCATCTGAGAATTCTCTCTGCTGACCAGCTGCTCACTGCAACATCAGCAGGCTGTGAATACCACCACTTGAGCTAAAGGAGTAAGTGAAGGGCCCAGGTAGCagtttcctttctgctgcaaaCTAGACAGCACTCAGGAAGGAGAGATGGGCACACAGCTGGGTTTCACCCTGAGACCCAGTGGAGGTAACAGTGGTGCACATACCACCATCAGGACTAGAGTACACAGTTCAGATCTAGTGTAACAGGCCAAGGGCTGTGGGTATTTGCAGGTCAAGAAAGCAGTGCAGGGAAAGAATTGCAAATGTAGAGGATGAAGGTCAGCTATGGATTCAAATGGAGTCTCTGGATACCTTCTAATCAGGTGTTCATGATGAGGGGAACTCAAGGAATCACATGCAATCCCTTGTATGGAACTTCTCTGCTTGCAAAACCCAGTGTCTGGATCATCCTTCTCCTGAGACTGACAGGATGGGAGGACTTGGGAAGGAATCTGTCCCAGGTGATTACAGAGAGAAGCTTAACAGGCTCCCACAAGACTAAATTACCTAGGACCTTGCAGGATTTTTTAGACCTATCTAGGATTTTTTGGAGGACTCTACAACTGAATTGCCCCTCCTATCCTTGAAGGATTTCACAGGCAAATCTCCAGGCTAAAAGTAAACTGAGCAGTTTGTTGTTCCTCACCCCTCTGCCCTTGCTGTCACAAGGATCATTCACAAAGTCTTTGAGTGGTAAAGAAAAGCTGCACTAAAAATTCATCATATCATTTTGGACCTGGACCCATGCAGCAGCTTGCTCCATGTCACCCTCTCTACCCAGGGGGTAGCTGTAACAGCAGAAATACTCTGTGCAGTGCCAAGACTTCCCTCTCTGCATGTCTGACCACACTTCTCTATCTCACAACATTCATGTGGTATCAAGTAGAACAAAACTGTGTTGAAGAGAGTTTTAATAAAGTAAGCATTATACTGGGCATTTCTTCCCTGAATAATTCCTTGTCTTGACTGCACAACAAAACTGATTCCTTATTGCCCTGGATGTTACAAGAGATAGCAAAGAGATAGATGCTCTTCTGAAGTGTCCATAGCATAAATGTGAAGACACAACACTGGAAACAAAGTAATATAATCCTCATTTTATAGGCACAAAAGGGAAGGACAGAAAAATTAGATGGCAAGGCTGCATTAGAACAGAATCCACATCTCTAAACTCCATGGCTAGTACTTTATCCACAAGgcaatttttcttgttttgcacCACTGCAAAGTGCTTATTAACACCAAATGATACACAGAGTTATTCCACCCTCTCCCACAGATgtaaatcattttaaaaaatggaagctGGTGAAGAATCGCATTCTTGTGCAACAAATGAAGtgtcacattttctctttttggggatttttttaatgatggaATAATGTGCTTATCAGTTCCCCTTGTATTGCAGCCTGCACAGAGAAGAGTCATCAGGTGCTGTGGTAAAGAAGAAATAACATCTCTGAGATATTTTTATCTGTGGACTGGGAAACATTAATCATTTATCAACTGCTAGCTGTTCATTCTTACTCATCCCTCTGGGCTTTCTTCTCATGCTGAATCATAATTTTGTCTGCTCTGTGAACTGTCAACTGATGGTTGTCCAAATCCTGAAACATTTGATGGCATGGCCAGACACAGGTGAAGAGGGGTAGGAAGCTAAAAGTCCTAGAGCACCCATTCAACTCGTGAGCATCCAAATTGTCCTCCTGTGTATTATTGCCTCTTCAGATCTACTGCTCTGACTGCATACATAGTGACCCTTACCCTCAACCTCTTATGATAATCTGGGTATGCTTAAGCACTGTAAATAATATGCCTTATCTCACCTAAGTCCCGTTGAGGGAACTGGGTTACAAGTGTGATTACAGTGGGCGCATATTTTGAACATGCTTCCTGTAACTTTGCCCctctttctggttttctgtgtgATTGTCATAAAGGGTCTTAAGGTAAGGGTAGGGAATGGCTTTAGAGAAGAGtctaagttttcttttttctggtcTGGATCTACCCTCGTATTCAAGTTTATGGCATTTGTCAGCTTTGACAAATTTTCCAGCAATCCGTTAGCCCCCAACAGGTACATGCACGCACGTGCCACATACTCATTCCCCTTTACCTTCCCAGCATGTCCACAGACCTGCTTGTGTATCCTTCAGTCACCATTGATAATGGGGACCTGGTCTGCTGATTTATCATTCCAGCAGTACAGTAGATCACTGCTCTAAGAGAGAAGCAGGCTGCACTCATCTAACCACTTGAATCAATAGGTGACTACCGTGGGATTCAAATTTCAAAGACAAAACCTGGGACAAGTAGAGGGGCTGTCATAAATAAAGGTTTCAATGGAGTTGGGGAATTAGAAAGATATAAGGGTAacatctcttccttttcctgagtCTTCTCTGTAATCAGATATGGCAACACTTTAACATAAGGAGACAGGGGCACATACGTAGAAGGAATATTTGTCCTGAGATTTCTTCTCGCTGTGAATTCCCATCCAATCCTCAGTCTTaacctaccatctttattccaGGACTGGCAATCTTTCAACAAAGGAAGGCtaggttgtatttttctttccccagttAGCTATTAAGTGTGCCAATGGAAACTTGGCGGGAAGCTGaagatgctgcttctgcctgtgGCATGAGGTCTCAATTCCTCATGAATTTGGAGCTCCATGGGGGCCAGAAGCAGATGCATCTCCCAGATGCCTATTCGGAAGTGCCAGAGCTTTCTGACTGGTCAGACATCCTATATTGGGCATCTCTGAGATAAACCTGACCTAGCCTGATGCCCTCCTTGCTGttgtcttcctctgctccctgcatCTTGGCTGTTGTTGGGCAAGTGGCCCTGGAAATCAAACTCCACAAAATACCAGCCCCAGTAGCTTGGTCTACAACAGAAGGAGGCAGTCAGCTGGAACAGTGGGGCAGGAGTGTAGCCCCAGTCATGTGATacacctttccttttttctgtttatccAAAACTGATtgttacaaaacagaaagaCCACATGTGAAATATATATTGTCCAGAGAACAGCTAAATACTAATTAAGTGGCTGGGACAGCAAGTGTTGGGACTGACTTTCTCATAGACTCCTTGAATAACTAAACCCACAGGAACAATGATATTTTGGAGATAAGCCAGCCCCACCTCTCATAATTAGGACAAAAGCCCTCTGTGAGTTGACAACATCCCTATGTTGCCAGCTACTCCTGTATGTCAGGTACCAAATTATCCAAGGACTcaaagaaatattgatgtcacTGGAAATTATGCAACATGTGGTTTGAAAACAGATTCCAAAGTTGCCCCCTAACCAGGGAGGAACTTGACCGTTTGATATATACCTAAATGTCTTACTGGACCAAAGCTGCAAGATATGGTTTTGAGTGTGTATGAGGACTTAAGTggatttcttcctctgtttcccCCAGGGAGCAACTCTTTTGCGCACTTAGACAAGCTGGAAACAGCTGAAACTAAATCCCAGTGTGTAACATGAATACTGCGTTTAGTGGGCTTGACTTTTAAAAACGTGAATACACACAGGCCCTGATGACTTCAATAGCATTTATGGGTGCTCAGTGCTTGTATAAATGTCACACTATTTATAACATATTTGTGTGTCCTTTTTTTATATTCTCTGCTGGCCCGTCTCTTTTCCACTGTGGTATCCTTGACTGACAGAGTCACATCAGGATGTAGCATGTGTTTGaataattaagaaaatacaaacagaagTTATCTTTATTCTAGCCTGTATTTTTCCATTGCTCAACCACCAAAGATGACAGTACCATTTCACCACTGCTCTTTACATTCTATGGAagaaaaattacctttttttttttttttgcagtggttTATTATACCTTCCAGGTCCAATTTTTTGCCCATAGAGTTTCCCCTCTAAGCTTTAGAAAATTGTTTCCGCTATATCCAAACTCACGCCAACTTCTTGACTTCTCGGCCGCAACCCATCAGCAAGTGCTCTACTGAGAACCACTTTGAGACTTTCCTTGAACCTCTTCTTCTTGCTGCTTCCTACAAAGAAGTAAACAAGGGGGTTGATGCTACTGTTAACAGTGGAGAGAACAACGGTGACGTGGTTCTGCTGGCTGAGCAAAGACGACCAGTGATGATAATTCAGAAGATACAACAGCCTCATAGGCATGGCAAAGATGAGGAAGACAATGACTGTGGCCACAATGATGATGTAGAGCTTTGATGAATGAGGTCTCAGGGAGTTACGATGAATCCTGATAACCAAGATGAGGCTGGACAGGATCATTAGAGGAATGAAGATCATGAAAGTCAGGATCCATGTGAAGATGAGCAGTGCTCGGCAACGGTTGTCAAATTGTTCCTTCGTTGAGTCATCTCTGCACGTCAAGTATTCAGCTACTGTCATCAGAAAAGACAGAGTCCACAGAATTGCACACACGATTGCCGATTGGTGCTGGGACCGGTGGCATCGGTACCAGATGGGGTAAACGATAGACAGACACCTCTCAATACTGATGGCTGTCAGGAGATAGAGACCAGTATTATATCCAAGAAGGAAGACAATAGATAGTGTGGTGGTTATATAATAGTAAAACCCATATGCGAATCCAAAACCAGCAATGTACTCAATTGACAGAATAAACGTACAGAGCAGTAGGGAGATATCGGCAATGGACAGGTGTGTGATGTACGCAGTGAATGGATTTCTTTTGATCTGGAAGCAGAGGCACCAGAGGACAATTCCATTTTCACAAAAACCCAGGAAGGAGATGATCATAATTACCCAAAGTGGGGTCAATATCTCCCAGACCCTTTCCTGTGCAGAAGTGTTTCTGTGCATTGAGATGTTCTCTGTGCCTTCGCTGGGATGAAACGTTATGTTTGACTCATCCATGGGGAAAGCTCAAGTTTGGATAGCACAGCTCTTCCTTCTgtaaatatgtataaaaatataCTGTGAGCATTGTGtgctcctcccctcccccttctctttctgttttgtggACCCTCCATTTCTGGTCATATCTGAAAGCcttagcaaaaggaaaaaatgctaGCTGAAGCCCAGTTGGAACTACACTTGGCAATGTTAAAGATGGCTAAACCCATTAAGCTGAGAGAAATACTGAGCTTTCTTCTCTGGGATTCAGTGTACGAGTGCTAAACCACAGCAAAGGGTATGTCTTGGACAAGGAATATCTCCATTGCATTGCATTGCAACGTTTCATGATATAGTGGTCACAGATAGCATTGGTGGTTCTTTTCAGAGCCCTGGATTGTTCCCATGCAgatctgttcagctcccattgaagctAAAGACATTAATTCCAAGTTAAATACATGTATTTCAAGATAATTTGGTTGATAagtgtgtttaaaaaataaaaatgataccaacatcacttttccaggaagGGCTTTAATTAAGTAAAAATAATATGTAGTTACTCAGGGTTGTATTCCCTCCAAGTACAGAGGTGGAGGGAAGGCAAAGGGCCACTGTTTTGAGACATACATTTTTAACAGTGTCATTTATCATAGTAAAACATAATTTAACCATGTCTACACACTCTGAACGCTTTACACAACTACAAATACACTGCAAACATTACAAATCCAACCCGCCACAAGGAAAAGTATTTGTTCGGGTTCCCTGCCATTTTTACAATGGTTTTAACTGCTGTTTTGCAGAGTTATGGAGCAAGCTCTCCTTTTGTATGTCTGCTTTTATCTCATAACAGAGAATTAGCAGCATTGTTTTCATCTGATTTGCATGCAAATATTCATGCCTCCTTCCCTATCAACTTCCTGGCTGCACCTGTGAGAATACATTCACATTCAGGACCCTTGCTGATTCACTGGTTTTACTAGAGACTAACCGTTGACAATAAGCTTGCCCAGGTCATTTGGTTCATTCACATAAACAGCCTTGATCATTAACATGGCATAATGAGAATTAACCCATATTCTCAAGCAGTTAAGAATATCAAGTGCAAGGTAAAGATGTTTTACTAGATCAGTTTTTGCAATGATTATTTCAACAGAGCCATTCACCCATGAGCCCTGTGTTTCCTGGGTTCAAAACAGCTTCTTAAGACAGGGTATCACCATCTAAAAAAGGTCATTCAGTAAACAGCCTATGAAGCCTCCAAATGCTTGCTGGCATTGAAACCTGCACAAAAAATGACGATCCCACCTGCCTGTTGACCATCTGAGACATAGTTGAGAGGGAACAAACAACATAGCCAGAAATGTGGTAGAGAAGCAAGCGTAAGTGCAACAAGCAAATACAGTGACTGGAATGAGTGGCAAGCCTCTCAAAAGCAGTGTTCTGAAAAAACTGCAGAGGGAAGGTGTCTAAACACGGTGCTGCTGGAAGCATAGTAAAACTTgacaggagaaaaggagaagctATCTACTTCAAGAGTTAAAACAaactggaaagaagaaaaaggaattaaaatattCAAGTATGAAAAAAGACTCATATTATGTAAAGACTAAAAGAAGTTATTGATTCATATCTCTGAATAAAtggcatatttttttctggagagtGAAATAAAGAGGACTTACTATGGTCATTCCCACATGAGAGCACTGAGAGATGAGAATAGAAAGAATCCTCTCCTTCCAGATACATCCATTGTCTGCTCAGATTTCCCTGAAGTTGTTGCAGAACTTCTGTGAAGAAGCTGAAGGTTGCTTTCTTCAATCATTTGCCTTTGGGAAGAGGGGAAGCAGATAGTGACTCTGACCATGACTATCTCAAAAAGAAGTGTGCAGTTCTGCTATTGCTCCAAATGTCTGAGGCATGCCAAATAAAAGGCCCATAGGCTCATCATCTGAGGCTGTGTTTCAAATGGCATCGCTCAGAAACTGGCAACTCATCTAGCGAAAAGCCTGGGAGTTAACTCTTATGGGAACTGAATGGCAATATATGGAAAGTTGTCCTGAGCTGCTACAATACCAAGAGACATagtttaaacaaacaaatgcaaagtGAGTAGGAAATCTATTTTGGGATGATAAGATCTGAAGGAAAAATCTCAATTTAGAACTATGCCACCACATTCTATCATCTAAAATAATACAAGTAGATTTGTAAAATTGTCTTGTATTTTTCAacatgagaaaaagagaaagtgagaaggtaagagagaaagaattaatcagaagaaagtgaaaaaagaagaagagggagagagagaaagaagaaagagggtagagggagagaaagaaaggagagaaacaaaagaaagaaaaagaaagaaagaaagaaagaaagaaagaaagaaagaaagaaagaaagaaagaaaagagaaagagggagagaaagagagaggaagaaggaaaaggaaggaaagaaagaaagaaagaaagaaagaaagaaagaaagaaagaaagaaaaaaaaagagggagagaaagagaaagaatgaaagaaagaaggaaaaggaaggaaagaaggaaagaaagagaaagaaagaaaggaaggaaagagaaagaaagaaagaaagagagagaaagaatgaaagaaggaaaaggaaggaaagaaggaaagaaagaaagaaaaagaaagaaagaaagaaggaaggaaagaaagagaaagaaagaaagaaagaaagagaaagaaagaaagaaagaaagaaagaaagaaagaaagaaagaaagaaagaaagaaagaaagaaagaaagaaagagaaagaaagaaagaaagaaagaaaccacagAACAAAAAAGCCACATAATTGTACCAGTCTCATACATGTGTTCCACTTGGTAAAAACTGTATCTTGAGATCATGCTACCAAAAATCTCTAGCTATGCAAACCAAAATTCTGTTCTTGAGATCTAATAGTCTCTCCTGAAAAGTTCAAACAGGCCTAGGAGCAGATACACTCTTTGAAAAGTCCCCTGAGGATGTCCCCTGCTTTTGCCCCAAGTATTAGGTTGTTTTTATATTCAGATATTAGCAGACCAAACATTCTTAGCCAAAAAAGGAGAGAGTTTGCTTGGTTTTCTCCTTTAGATGTTTCACTAAAACTACCAAATCCCAAAATGGGAAAAACTATGAACtaatgtgagaaaaaaatgacCTCAAAGTGAGGGTCAGAATAAAGTTAGGAAAAAAGCAGAGTGAAATAAAACAACTTTTAATTGCTGTTTTTTGGCTTAAGTTGCGATCTACctgacattcaacagctatgGGACCAACAACTTCAAGCCacatctgaaagagaaaaaaccttGTTCCTTTCCCATAAGATGAAATACTTGCATGACAAATGAGAAGGGTCATTGAAGGAATATGTTAACATTTCAAGATTGAACAGGTACCTGGGTTTGTAGCCCACTCAATCTGCTGCTCAAACACAATCTGAAATCAGGGATGCCCCGGCCTCCATGTCTCCATGTGGCAGATGGTTTGTGACACCTCACTCACATGCACATGGCACCTCCTTTGTGACTGGTCTCTGGAGCACCATCATCTACGTGGTCGGGGCAGCAGAATGAAATTGAGTCTTGAGGTCACAAACACAGCTTATCCTCTGTGACTCTGGGAGTAACGGAAGGTTGAAAAGCACTGGATGACCCCACACCTGCTGACCATTGGAGTGTTTATACCACATGCTGCTGAGATGGAGTGGCTATTTCTAAGTCACTATTCAGATATTGAACAAGGGGGCCTACAATAACAATTCATGGAACCCCAATAGATCTGGGACTAGAAATTAGTGTCTATGATAAAGACGTGATGGACAATAAGGATACTCTGCTAATTTCACTATGAATTGAATATACAGCAAGATGCAACATGAATGAGAATTTATCCTAAAACTTTTATCTCAGACACTATCCTGGTGGGAGAGAGCAGCTTTGCAATGGATGCAAATTGAACATATTAACACTTTCAAATCCCCTCTATGTACAAAGCTAGCAGTGTTACCTTTTGCTTTTAGCCTTTGAAtaattttgtgttcttttatCTCCAGTTCCAGGAAGCAGAAACCAACCTGAAAAGAACTGGCAATTCATCCATTTAACACAACCCAAGAACCTAAGATTTATAAACCAAATTAGAGGGGGTTTATGTTGTTGATACAGGTGCCAGTATATAAAAGAGCCTTTGTGTGCCTGGAAGTCAGAACCAATTATATGCTTATACGAGTTGTAACAAAAACCCCTAAGGGGTGAGCTTTGGCAGTGCTTTCAGGTAGTGCAATTTTTCCTGATGGTCATTTAGTCATTACCACTTTCTAGATGAAATTCATTCCATAATTATTCAGCTCAATGGTTAGAAGTTGGGCTTGTGTTTCAGAGGAGTGTGGACTGAAGACCTGCACTCAAACAGCTAACAGAGAGATGAGAGGCACACCGACAAACAGAAGCGTTGCAAGATGACCAAAGCTCAAACAGAGGGCTCTGTGGTGCCATGGAGAGCAATCAGTGGATtctggggcacagcagggacaaatCCACAGGTCGTAAGTGTCTAAAGAGCTATTAAGGCTTAGAAATACTAGAAGAGCCAGAATGACTTATGGTTACTCCTCAACAGGTAGTATGGGAATGTCATTAAAGTAGGAGTTAGGCTTAGGGTAAACATTAGTGTTAAGGTTACCCTAAACTCAAAACCCAATATGGAACTTGCTAGACATCTTTTATCCAGCCATGATCCTAGCATACGCCCAGTTCCGCAGAGTCGTAGCTGGAGGATCGTTTTTTATAGGAAACAGGCGTGAGAGCTGGGTCTGTTGTTGGCTTTTGCAAAGCAAAGTGAAAGTGTGTGTTGCCAGCTAGTTTTGAGGCCAGCAGGCATCATGTGTTCATAGTTAAAAGGTTATGGTAGGAGTTAAGattcaagaaaacagaagataaagACTAAGAGACATAAGTCCAGAATCAGGGTTGGGATGAAGATTCCTTGGTGGCTGCTCAATGGTTATACGGCCAGTTGTAAAATCCTGTTAATAGCAATCATAGGATTATGTTTTTATGAGAACAGTATGGAATATCAGGCTCGAAAAGCAAGGATTACTGCTTAATCCTGAAATCCTACTGAGAGGTTTTGACAACTGAAGATGGCAGAGATGaattaatcatttttttttctgggtggtTAAGACCCACCACATGCTGTTCATGATTTAAGGCCTGTAGCACAGGCCTTGAAAACTATGTGTGCTCTGAGAAACTGTGAACATCCTTATCTGAGATAAGAATAAGGCAGCTAGTGAGAGACAAGCAGTTTATGGTTATGGCTGGGGCCATACAGACACCCAAAATAGTTTGATAATGGTATTTGCAGAttacttttctgttcttttccagaGATGTTTTTGGATGATTCATGCATTTGAGGCTCTGAAATGACTGGTGAGAAAAAGGTAGTTAAATAGCAGATAGAAAGCCAGGAGTATAGTGGCCCAAAAATGGTGTGTGGAGGTAGCTCTAGAAATGAGGTGTCTGGCCCATTGTCATGTTGCCCACACTGGTAGCAGGTTAGAGGAATTGTTCACATGTGACTTCATGAAATGACTGTGACTTGAGCATGGCAGGATTTGGAGATGTCCCTACTCCTGACCCAAGCCGCACCTTCCGTTTTCCC from the Colius striatus isolate bColStr4 chromosome 2, bColStr4.1.hap1, whole genome shotgun sequence genome contains:
- the MAS1 gene encoding proto-oncogene Mas is translated as MDESNITFHPSEGTENISMHRNTSAQERVWEILTPLWVIMIISFLGFCENGIVLWCLCFQIKRNPFTAYITHLSIADISLLLCTFILSIEYIAGFGFAYGFYYYITTTLSIVFLLGYNTGLYLLTAISIERCLSIVYPIWYRCHRSQHQSAIVCAILWTLSFLMTVAEYLTCRDDSTKEQFDNRCRALLIFTWILTFMIFIPLMILSSLILVIRIHRNSLRPHSSKLYIIIVATVIVFLIFAMPMRLLYLLNYHHWSSLLSQQNHVTVVLSTVNSSINPLVYFFVGSSKKKRFKESLKVVLSRALADGLRPRSQEVGVSLDIAETIF